A window of the Streptomyces sp. Ag109_O5-10 genome harbors these coding sequences:
- a CDS encoding ROK family transcriptional regulator, giving the protein MTGRPGRTGKGGGQASAGDLLELVRNGRAVTRGALQQATGLSRATVGHRLDRLFRAGWLREGAGGPVDSPLGGRPSITLEFDDSHAVVLAADLDTRHARAAVLTLTGELLAEHSGTLVIQDGPEAVLGELGRWFAELLEKAGHRATEVCGIGLAVPGPVDTDTGRVVQPPIMPGWDGYDIRGRLARAFSEHTGAPAVPVLVDNDANLMAYGEQRTGHPDCSAFVLVKVSTGIGAGVVVDGSIYRGVDGGAGDIGHIRVGAEAQCRCGSRGCLAAVASGGAVARRLAEAGVPAASGSDVRDLLASGHPEAAALAREAGRLVGDVLATVVTLLNPGVLMIAGDLAGTPFLTGVRELLYQRALPRSTAHLDVVTSRLGERAGLVGAGALVVEHLYAPERVEERLLALGV; this is encoded by the coding sequence ATGACCGGACGTCCCGGCAGGACCGGCAAGGGCGGCGGACAGGCGAGCGCCGGAGATCTGCTCGAACTGGTGCGCAACGGGCGGGCCGTGACGCGCGGGGCCCTCCAGCAGGCCACCGGCCTCTCCCGAGCGACCGTCGGCCACCGCCTGGACCGCCTGTTCCGCGCGGGCTGGCTGCGCGAGGGCGCCGGCGGCCCGGTCGACTCCCCGCTGGGTGGTCGCCCCTCCATCACCCTCGAGTTCGACGACTCCCACGCGGTCGTCCTCGCCGCCGACCTGGACACCCGGCACGCCCGCGCCGCCGTGCTCACGCTCACCGGCGAGCTCCTCGCCGAGCACTCCGGCACCCTGGTCATCCAGGACGGCCCGGAGGCCGTGCTCGGCGAACTCGGCCGCTGGTTCGCCGAGTTGCTGGAGAAGGCCGGCCACCGCGCGACGGAGGTGTGCGGGATCGGCCTCGCGGTGCCGGGCCCGGTCGACACCGACACCGGCCGGGTCGTCCAGCCGCCGATCATGCCCGGCTGGGACGGCTACGACATACGAGGCCGCCTGGCCAGGGCGTTCTCGGAGCACACCGGCGCGCCGGCCGTCCCGGTCCTGGTCGACAACGACGCCAACCTGATGGCGTACGGGGAGCAGCGCACCGGGCACCCCGACTGCTCGGCGTTCGTCCTGGTCAAGGTCTCGACCGGTATCGGCGCCGGGGTCGTGGTGGACGGCTCGATCTACCGCGGCGTCGACGGCGGCGCCGGGGACATCGGCCACATCCGGGTGGGCGCGGAGGCGCAGTGCCGGTGCGGTTCCCGCGGCTGCCTCGCGGCGGTCGCCAGCGGTGGTGCCGTGGCCCGGCGGCTGGCGGAGGCGGGCGTCCCGGCCGCCTCCGGCTCGGACGTGCGCGACCTACTCGCCTCGGGCCATCCCGAGGCGGCAGCGCTGGCCCGGGAGGCCGGCCGTCTGGTCGGGGACGTGCTGGCGACGGTCGTGACCCTGCTCAACCCGGGCGTCCTGATGATCGCGGGCGACCTGGCGGGCACGCCGTTCCTCACCGGCGTGCGCGAGCTGCTCTACCAGCGGGCGCTGCCCCGCTCCACCGCTCATCTGGACGTCGTGACGTCGCGGCTGGGGGAGCGGGCCGGGCTGGTCGGAGCCGGGGCGCTGGTCGTGGAGCACCTGTACGCGCCGGAGCGGGTCGAGGAGCGGTTGCTGGCGCTGGGCGTGTGA